GCAAGCCGCGATGAAGTTCTACTTGCTTGAAGAACAGCGTAATTGCTTGCGTGGTTGACAGGCCTAAAAGTTCAAAATATTTCTCCGCGCTTGTCTTTAATGCCGGTTCAATACGGGCGCGAACCATGGCGCTTTTTATATTAGCCGTTGTTTTATGCATGTTTTTATTTCCCCCTGCGGCAGAAATGTAGCACATACGGGGTACACCGTCAAATATTTCTTCAACTTCTTCAACTTCAATTGACACAACCGCCTATACTGAATATACTACCAACGATTTAAAAGCTGAGGGGAAGATGATGCCGGAAGAGACTTTTGGTCGGCCCGAGGAAGATGTGGAAACCGGGCAGGAGGTGCAGGAACCCAAAATGTACCGGGTGATCCTCCACAACGATGATTATACGACGATGGATTTTGTGGTGGAGATTCTCATTGCCGTTTTCCATAAGCCGGCGGCCGAGGCGACCCGGATCATGCTCGACGTGCATCAGAAAGGGATGGGCGTCTGCGGCGTTTATACCTACGATATAGCCAGAACGCGGGTGGCAATGGTTCATAAGTTGGCCATAAAGCGGGAGTTTCCGCTGAAGTGTTCCCTTGATGAGGTCTGAGCGTTTT
The sequence above is a segment of the Syntrophobacterales bacterium genome. Coding sequences within it:
- a CDS encoding type II toxin-antitoxin system RelB/DinJ family antitoxin; translated protein: MSIEVEEVEEIFDGVPRMCYISAAGGNKNMHKTTANIKSAMVRARIEPALKTSAEKYFELLGLSTTQAITLFFKQVELHRGLPFEINIPNAETMSAMKEVEAGGGKNFEDTEELFTHLGI
- a CDS encoding ATP-dependent Clp protease adaptor ClpS, whose protein sequence is MYRVILHNDDYTTMDFVVEILIAVFHKPAAEATRIMLDVHQKGMGVCGVYTYDIARTRVAMVHKLAIKREFPLKCSLDEV